A genomic window from Sphingobacteriales bacterium includes:
- a CDS encoding isoprenylcysteine carboxylmethyltransferase family protein → MEYLVTATGWMAYFALHSILASRKTKEWVKGTSSVIHENYRILYNIISIIGLVLLMLLTFQNPVLLFKAPYISSFIGFSFAGIGTFVLLVALMTFDLKEFIGIAPRKDVPAENGKLIITGIYQYVRHPLYTGVILQVLGAYVLFPYIKVLIASVILIVYILIGSKLEEVKLIDEFGEEYISYKKKVKGLIPYIF, encoded by the coding sequence ATGGAATATCTTGTTACTGCAACTGGATGGATGGCCTATTTTGCACTGCATAGCATTTTGGCATCCAGGAAAACCAAGGAATGGGTGAAAGGTACATCTTCTGTCATCCACGAGAACTACAGAATCCTGTATAATATCATCTCGATTATTGGGTTAGTCTTACTGATGCTGCTCACCTTTCAGAATCCTGTTTTGCTCTTTAAGGCACCTTATATATCTTCTTTCATTGGGTTTTCGTTTGCCGGCATCGGTACATTCGTTCTCCTTGTTGCCTTAATGACATTCGACCTAAAAGAATTCATCGGCATCGCTCCCCGAAAGGACGTTCCAGCAGAGAACGGCAAACTGATCATTACAGGAATTTATCAGTATGTGAGACATCCATTATATACCGGAGTCATACTGCAGGTTTTAGGCGCATATGTATTATTCCCTTACATCAAAGTTCTGATTGCAAGTGTTATTCTAATAGTTTACATTTTGATTGGCAGCAAACTGGAAGAAGTAAAACTGATAGATGAATTCGGCGAAGAATACATCAGTTACAAGAAAAAGGTAAAAGGCCTGATTCCCTATATTTTCTAA